GCTGGCCCCGAAAATTGAAATCATTACCCCAATACGCGATCAGAAGCTGACCAGGGAAGAGGAAATCAACTATTTACAGAACAACGGTGTGGATTATTCTTGGGAAAAGGCCAAATATTCCATTAATAAGGGACTTTGGGGCACTTCCGTGGGAGGCGATGAAACCTTAACGTCACATCTCCCCTTGCCCGATTCCGCTTACCCAAGCCAATTGCAACAAAAAGAACCATCAAAAGTAAAACTCACCTTTGAAAAAGGGGAACTGATCGCCATTGACGATGAAAAGGATAGTCCCGTAAAGAATATCGAAAAGTTGGAAAAGATGGCATCCCCATACGCCATTGGGCGGGATATTCATGTGGGCGATACCATTATTGGCATTAAGGGCCGGGTCGGTTTTGAAGCCGCCGCCCCTTTAATTATCCTAAAAGCACACCACTTATTGGAAAAGCATGTGCTCAGTAAATGGCAACAGTTCCAAAAAGAACAATTGGGCAACTTTTATGGGATGTTACTCCACGAGGGAAATTACCTGGATGAGGTTATGCGAAATATAGAAGCTTTTTTGACCGATACCCAACGTAACGTTTCAGGGGATGTTTTTGTGGCGCTATATCCATTCCAGTTTCGATTGGACGGAGTGGCCTCCCCACATGATCTTATGAACGCTTCTTTCGGAAGTTATGGTGAATTGAACAAAGGGTGGACTGCGGATGAGGCCAAGGGTTTTATCAAAATCCTGTCCAATCCCGCCAAGATTGCTAACCATGTAAATCAACATCATGATTAAAGCAGGTATCATAGGAGGTTCAGGTTATACGGGAGGGGAATTGATCCGAATTTTGCTGAATCACCCGGCAATTGAAATTGACTTTGTCTTCAGTACCACCAAGGCGGGCAAACCCATTGCATCGGCACATCCCGATCTATTGGGACAAACGGAACTTCATTTCACAAAGAACATAAATTCCAGTGTAGATGTGGTATTCCTCTGTTTGGGACATGGAAATTCGTCCAGATTCCTATTGAACCATCAATTTTCGGACGGGACAAAGATCATCGATTTAAGCAACGATTTCCGATTGCAAAACGACGCCACTTTTCAGGGCAATACCTTTGTGTACGGCCTGCCCGAATTAAACAAGGATGCCATTGAAAATGCAAATGCCATCGCTAATCCCGGATGTTTTGCCACCGCCATTCAATTGGCATTATTGCCCCTGGCCAAGAAAGGATTATTGCACAATGAAGTTCATATCAATGCAGTCACCGGAAGTACGGGAGCCGGTATCAAACCTTCGGAAACGACCCATTTCAGTTGGCGAAACAACAATATAAGTTGGTACAAACCCTTTACCCATCAGCACTTGGGTGAGATTGGGGAAAGTCTGTATTCCTTTGGGAACGAGCTTGGAAAGCTCTATTTTCTCCCGCAACGCGGAAATTTTTCCCGAGGCATATTTGCAACGGCCTATACCCATTTTAACGGAAGCCAGAAAGAAGCGCAAAAATTATACACCAAATATTACCGCAATGCAAAATTCACCCATGTTTCCCAGGAACCCATCCACTTGAAACAGGTGATCAATACCAATAATTGCCACATCCACGTCCACAAACATGAGGATGTCCTATTGATAAGTTCGGCAATAGATAATTTGCTGAAAGGCGCATCGGGGCAAGCGGTTCAGAACATGAATTTGATCTTTGGTCTGGAAGAGGATTTGGGATTGCGACTAAAGGCAAGCACATTTTAACAATGAGACAAAAGATTGCACATATCGCGTTGGTGGTGAACGATTATGATGAAGCGATTCAATTCTACACCAAAAAGCTAAACTTCAAATTGGTGGAGGACACCAAGCTCAGTGAAGAAAAAAGATGGGTTGTGATAGCTCCTCCAGGGGCCAGGGAAAGCTCGCTGGTATTGGCAAAGGCCGATACTGAAAAACAATCGCTCAGCATAGGCAATCAAACCGGGGGAAGGGTATTCCTTTTTCTCTTTACTGACGATTTCCAGAGAGACTATACGGCAATGCTCGAAAAAGGGGTAAAGTTCGTTAGGAAACCCAAAAAAGAACCCTATGGAACAGTTGCCGTCTTTGAAGATTTATATGGAAATCTTTGGGACTTACTGGAACCGAGCGATTCAACCCATGGGAATCCAGAAAACCAAAACAACCATTAACCGTCAACCATAAACCATCAACCATCAACCATCAACAAACATTCAGATATGAAAATAGCCATTATAGGAGCAGGTAATTTGGGATTGTCCATAGCAAAAGGGGTGCTGCACAGCAATGGCGCAACCACCATGTACCTCACCAAAAGGAACATTTCGGAAATCAAGGATTTTGAAAAGTATGGTAATGTCACCGTAACATCGGACAATCGGGAAGCCGTTCAACATTCGGACATCCTCATTTTTGCCATACAGCCCGGTCATTTTGAAGCCATTTTAGACGACATCAAGGATCTATTGGGCGAAAACCATGTGGTCATCAGTACCATAACGGGCTTCAGCATCCAGCGCATGGAGTCCATTATCGGCACCGACCACTATATCATTAGGAGCATGCCCAATACGGCCATTTCGGTGGGAAAAAGTATGACCTGTCTTTGTGCGAATGATCTCGGAAAAAAACGGATCGATTTGGCCAAGGCCATTTTTAACCGGATGGGGCATTCTTTGGAAATCCCTGAAGAGCAAATGCAGGCGGCTACGGTAATCTGTGCCAGTGGCATCGCTTTTTGGATGCGTTTGATTCGGGCCACGACCCAGGGGGCCATCCAATTGGGGTTTGATGCCAAAGAAGCCCAGGAATTGGCCATGCATACCTGTAACGGTGCCGCGAGTTTACTGATTGAATCCGGCAGCCATCCCGAAGAGGAAATTGATAAGGTGACCACCCCAAAAGGGTGTACCATCGAAGGTTTGAACGAAATGGAGCATCAAGGGTTGAGCTCCTCCTTGATCCGTGGGATAGTGACCTCTTTTGAGAAGATCAATCGAATTAAAGAAAGACAATTGTAGTTAACCTTAAAATAGAATGCCATTTCGAGCCTTTGGAGGGAAAATCCAAATGGCCCAAATTCATTCAAAATGACCAAAAGCGCGATAATATGAAATTATTCGATGTATACCCGCTTTACGATGTAACCCCTGTTTCCGCAAAGGGAATTGAACTTACCGATGATAAAGGGGATACTTATCTCGATTTTTATGGGGGCCATGCCGTGATTTCCATTGGGCATTCCCATCCCCATTATGTGAAGCAGTTGACCGGGCAATTGCAAAAGATGGCTTTTTACAGCAACTCCATCCAAAATCCGCTCCAACTCAAATTAAGTGAAAAGTTGGGGGAACTTTCCGGGTGTAGGGACTACCAGTTATTTCTTTGCAATTCTGGGGCCGAAGCCAATGAAAATGCCCTAAAAATGGCCTCCTTTCACACTGGAAAAGCTAAGGTCATTGCCTTTAGGAACAGTTTTCATGGCAGGACCTCCGCTGCAGTGGCAACGACCGACAATCCTAAAATTAACGCACCGCTGAATCAACAACAGAAAGTTGATTTCCTACCCCTAAATGATTTTGAAGCCTTTGAAAAATGTATTGCCCAAAAGGAACACTGCGCCGTGATCCTGGAAGCCATTCAAGGTGTTGGGGGATTGGATGAACCCACTACGGAATTTTATCAATTTGTGACTGCAAAGTGCAAACAATATCAAGTAGTACTCATTGCGGATGAAGTACAATCGGGTTTTGGACGAAGTGGAAAATTCTTCGCCTTCCAACACCATGTCCCTTCGACCTCGCCCAGCGACCGTCCGGATATCATTTCCATTGCAAAGGGTATGGGCAACGGCTTCCCCGTTGGCGGGGTGTTAATCCACAATTCCTTTGAGCCCTCCTACGGGTTATTGGGCACTACCTTTGGCGGCAACCATTTGGCCTGCATGGCAACACTTTCAGTTTTGGAAGTCCTAGAACGGGAAAACCTTATTGAAAATGCACTGCAATTGGAAACCTACTTCAAAACAAAGGCAAAAGAAATTCCAACCCTAAAAAAGGTAAAGGGCCGGGGATTGATGTTGGGACTGGAATTTGACTTTGAAGTCGGTCAACTTCGAAAAAACCTAATTTATAACCAACACATGTTTACGGGCGGTTCGGCCAATAAAAAACTATTGCGGTTTTTGCCTGCATTGAACATCACAAAAAATCAAATAAATCGATTCTTCGAGGGACTTAACGAAGAATTGAACTCATCTTGAGTTCGTAGGGTTTAGGGAAAAACCTTAGGTAAAGTGCCCTTTCTTTTAATTCGTTTTCCATGGTCTCCAATGAGCATAGCGAGAGGACGACATGGCAAAGAAAATGAACAAGTAAAATGAATTCCTTGCTGTCACCCTGAGCGCCCGCCTGAATGCTACGAGCGGGCAGGCAGTCGAAGGGAAGGCAGGAATCACAAAAAAGTAAGAATGAAAAACTATCTATCCATACAAGATTTAGGCAATTTGCAACAAGGGGTGCAAGAGGCCCTGACATTAAAAGCCAATCCATATGCGTTTGAAAATTTAGGCAAAAGAAAGACCATTTGCCTGCTCTTTTTCAACAACAGTCTGCGTACCCGACTGAGTACCCAAAAAGCGGCCCAGCATTTGGGAATGGACGTAATGGTCATGAACTTCGGAAACGAGGGTTGGCAACTGGAATTTGAACATGGGGTGGTCATGGATGCAGGAAAGGCGGAACACATCAAGGAAGCGGCCCAGGTAGTGTCCCAATATTGTGACATTATTGCCATACGGGCATTTGCAAGTTTGGAGGATAAGGAAAAAGATGAAAAGGAAGAAGTACTGCAAGGTTTTGTGAAATACGCCCATATTCCCGTGGTCAATATGGAAAGCTCAACGGCCCATCCCTTGCAAGCCTTGGCAGATGCCATAACCATTCAGGAACATAAAAAAATGGAACGGCCCAAGGTGGTCTTGTCTTGGGCACCACACCCCAGGGCATTGCCCCATGCCGTAGCCAATTCCTTTGTGGAAATGATGAAACTCCAGGATGCGGAATTTGTGATCACAAATCCCGAAGGGTACGATTTGAACCCAAAAATCACAGAAGGCTGTCAAATTGTGCATGACCAACAAAGCGCACTTAAAAATGCGAACTTTGTCTATGTAAAAAACTGGAGTAGCTATTCGAACTATGGCCAGGTCCTACATGTGGACAAAAGTTGGAAAATGACCAAGGAAAAGTTGGGCCAGGCCCATTTTATGCACTGTCTGCCCGTAAGGCGGAACATGGTCATGGAAGATGCGGTACTGGACAGTGACCAAAGTTTGGTCATTGAACAGGCAAACAATAGGACCTTTGCCGCACAGTTGGTCCTAAAGCGAATATTGGAAGTATTTTAAATGGGGGAAATCAAATTAAAGGACAAGGTCTGTATCGTTACCGGAGCAACAAGCGGAATGGGAAAAGCCATTGCCAGGGCCTTTTATAAAGAAGGGGGCAAACTCATCCTTTCCGGCCGTAACGAAGAAAGGGGCCAAACCCTTGAGGAAGAACTCCCCGGATCGGTATTTGTACCAGGGGACGTAGGCAATGTTGAGGATAACAAAAAACTCGTCGACAAAGCCCTGAGCAACTTTGGCCGTTTGGATGTACTCTCATTGAATGCTGGAATGTTGGGATTGGGTAATGTCGTGGACCTACCCATTTCGGAATGGAAAAAAACATTGGATGTCAATCTAAGCTCCATCTTTTATATCTCAAAATATGCCATCCCCCATCTAAAAAAAGATAGGGGCGGTACCATCCTCATCAATTCGTCCATTGCGGCGTTCAAGAGTTTTCCCAATCATCCCGCCTACTGTGCCTCAAAAGGGGCAACACTTGCCCTAATGCGGCAAATGGCCGTTGAATACGCCCCGGAGATCAGGGTAAATGCGTTATGCCCAGGCCCTGTGGACACCCCATTGATCTGGGATTCGGCAAAGGCCTTTGAGGACCCAAAAACTGCTGTTGAAAATGCTGCCAACGCCACATTGCTGAAAAGACTGGGCACCCCGGAAGATGTGGCCAAACTGGCTTTATTTCTAGTATCGGAAGACGCTTCCTGGATAACGGGAACGGCAGTGACCATTGATGGCGGAATTTTAAACACCTAAGATGACAGAAACCCTATCCATAGTAAAAATTGGCGGTAACATCATTGAAGACCATGAAGCACTTTCCCTGTTTTTAGAACATTTTGCGCGCTTGGAAGGCTATAAAATATTGGTACATGGAGGCGGCAAAAAAGCATCCGAATTGTTACATAGATTGGGCATTGCACCTAAAATGGCCAATGGTAGGCGCATTACCGATAAGGCCACATTGGATGTTGCCGTGATGGTCTACGGCGGATTGGTCAACAAAACCATTGTTGCCCAATTGCAACGCTTAAAAGTCAATGCCCTGGGTATGAGTGGAGCCGATGCCAATAGTATCCAAGCCCATAAACGCCCCGTAAAAGAGGTGGACTATGGTTTTGCGGGTGATGTGGATGGTGTCAATTCCAAAATACTGACAACGCTTTTGAAACAGGGACTGACACCCGTATTTTGTGCCCTGACCCATGATCAAAAAGGACAATTACTGAATACCAATGCAGATACCATTGCCGCAGAGGTCGCTATTGGATTAAGTGCTACTTTCGAAACTACATTGTATTATTGTTTTGAGTTAAATGGGGTCCTGAAAGATGTTAATGATAAAGGTTCCATTATCACGAAAATTGATTCCAATTCCTACAAGGAGTTGGTTTCACAGGGAGTGATTTCCCACGGCATGCTTCCCAAATTACACAATTGTTTCCATGCCCTACGCCATGGGGCAAAAGAAGTCCGAATTGGTAATCTGGGATTATTTGAGAAAGAAAATACAAACTATACAAGTCTCGTTTTATGACCATCGACAAAGAAACATTGGCCCAGGAAGCTTTGGACCTGTTACAGCAATTGATTTCCATCCCCTCTTTTTCCGAAGAGGAGGATGAAACGGCAGAAGCTATTGACGTTTGGCTCAAAAAGTTTGGGGTGGATACCAAACGCCAGTTTAACAACATCTATGCGTTCAATAAGCATTACGATGAAAACAAGCCCAACCTATTGCTGAATTCCCACCACGATACGGTCAAACCCAATTCCGCCTACACCAAAGACCCTTTCCATCCCCATATTGAAGACGGGAAATTATATGGTCTGGGCAGTAACGATGCAGGTGGGGCCTTATGTTCCCTCCTGGCCACTTTTGTACATTTTTATGAGCGCGAGGACTTGCAGTATAACATTATCATGAGTGCAACGGCCGAGGAAGAGGATGCTGGCGATAAGAGTATTTCGGCACTATTGCCCATTCTTCCGGAAATTGACGTTGCCATAGTGGGTGAACCCACGCAAATGCAATTGGCCATTGCAGAAAAAGGATTAGTGGTTTTTGAAGGAAAAGTGGACGGAACACCTTCCCATGCCGCACATCCCAATGACGACAATGCCATTTATAACACCATTGAGGTATTGGAGTGGTTCAAGAATTACCAATTTGATAAGGTCTCGGATGTTTTGGGTCCCGTTAAGATGACCGTCACCCAGATCAAAGCGGGCAGTCAACATAATGTGGTACCGGCGCATGTAGATTTGGTTATCGATACCCGGGTAAACGATTGTTATTCCAATGAGGAAATTTATGACATCCTAAAACGTGAGGCCCCCTGTGAATTGAGGCCCCGTTCTTTGAACCTGAGCAGTTCTTCCATAGCCATTGACCATCCTTTGGTCCAATCCGGAATTGCATTGGGAAGGGAAACCTATGGTTCGCCCACCTTATCGGATCAGGCTGAATTGAGTTGTCAATCACTAAAGTTGGGGCCTGGCCATAGTCCCCGATCACATTCCGCAGACGAATTTATCTATGTGCATGAGGTTGAAGAGGCCGTGGGATTGTATATTGCCATTTTGGAAGGATTTTTATCTAGTCAATAGTTATTGGTTAATGGTTGATGGTTAATGGTTGATGGTTGATGGTTGATGGTTGATGGTTGATGGTTGATGGTTGATGGTTGATGGTTGATGGTTAAAAGATGTACAACTACAAAGAACTTATTGTTTGGCAAAAATCAATGAAACTGGTTGAATTGGTGTATAAAACCACCGCAATATTTCCAAGTGAAGAAAAGTTTGGGCTTACCAGTCAAATTCGTAGAAGTGCTGTCTCCATTCCGAGCAATATTGCTGAAGGTGCGGGAAGAAGTTCCAAAAATGTGTTCCGAAATTTTCTGGAAATATCAAATGGTCCGATCAACGAACTTAAAACGCAATTGGAAATTTCAGAAAGGCTTGGATTTATACCAAAAAAAGAATTGGAAATTATTTTAAGCCTTTGCAGGGAAGTCCAAAAAATGACCTTTACCTTAATCAAAAAATACGCCGATCCTAAGACCTAATAGCTTCTAACTTAAAACTTCTAACTTCAAAACATGAAACTTTGGGACAAAGGCTTTAGTAC
The sequence above is a segment of the Muricauda sp. SCSIO 64092 genome. Coding sequences within it:
- a CDS encoding argininosuccinate synthase, with translation MKKLVLAYSGGLDTSYCAMNLSKEHGFEVHAVSVNTGGFSVAEIKEIEKKALALGAASYTSIDAVQTFYDKVVKYLIFGNVLRNNAYPLSVSAERIVQAVEIVEHAKKIGANYIAHGSTGAGNDQVRFDMIFQTLAPKIEIITPIRDQKLTREEEINYLQNNGVDYSWEKAKYSINKGLWGTSVGGDETLTSHLPLPDSAYPSQLQQKEPSKVKLTFEKGELIAIDDEKDSPVKNIEKLEKMASPYAIGRDIHVGDTIIGIKGRVGFEAAAPLIILKAHHLLEKHVLSKWQQFQKEQLGNFYGMLLHEGNYLDEVMRNIEAFLTDTQRNVSGDVFVALYPFQFRLDGVASPHDLMNASFGSYGELNKGWTADEAKGFIKILSNPAKIANHVNQHHD
- the argC gene encoding N-acetyl-gamma-glutamyl-phosphate reductase — translated: MIKAGIIGGSGYTGGELIRILLNHPAIEIDFVFSTTKAGKPIASAHPDLLGQTELHFTKNINSSVDVVFLCLGHGNSSRFLLNHQFSDGTKIIDLSNDFRLQNDATFQGNTFVYGLPELNKDAIENANAIANPGCFATAIQLALLPLAKKGLLHNEVHINAVTGSTGAGIKPSETTHFSWRNNNISWYKPFTHQHLGEIGESLYSFGNELGKLYFLPQRGNFSRGIFATAYTHFNGSQKEAQKLYTKYYRNAKFTHVSQEPIHLKQVINTNNCHIHVHKHEDVLLISSAIDNLLKGASGQAVQNMNLIFGLEEDLGLRLKASTF
- a CDS encoding VOC family protein, giving the protein MRQKIAHIALVVNDYDEAIQFYTKKLNFKLVEDTKLSEEKRWVVIAPPGARESSLVLAKADTEKQSLSIGNQTGGRVFLFLFTDDFQRDYTAMLEKGVKFVRKPKKEPYGTVAVFEDLYGNLWDLLEPSDSTHGNPENQNNH
- the proC gene encoding pyrroline-5-carboxylate reductase, whose translation is MNKHSDMKIAIIGAGNLGLSIAKGVLHSNGATTMYLTKRNISEIKDFEKYGNVTVTSDNREAVQHSDILIFAIQPGHFEAILDDIKDLLGENHVVISTITGFSIQRMESIIGTDHYIIRSMPNTAISVGKSMTCLCANDLGKKRIDLAKAIFNRMGHSLEIPEEQMQAATVICASGIAFWMRLIRATTQGAIQLGFDAKEAQELAMHTCNGAASLLIESGSHPEEEIDKVTTPKGCTIEGLNEMEHQGLSSSLIRGIVTSFEKINRIKERQL
- a CDS encoding aspartate aminotransferase family protein: MKLFDVYPLYDVTPVSAKGIELTDDKGDTYLDFYGGHAVISIGHSHPHYVKQLTGQLQKMAFYSNSIQNPLQLKLSEKLGELSGCRDYQLFLCNSGAEANENALKMASFHTGKAKVIAFRNSFHGRTSAAVATTDNPKINAPLNQQQKVDFLPLNDFEAFEKCIAQKEHCAVILEAIQGVGGLDEPTTEFYQFVTAKCKQYQVVLIADEVQSGFGRSGKFFAFQHHVPSTSPSDRPDIISIAKGMGNGFPVGGVLIHNSFEPSYGLLGTTFGGNHLACMATLSVLEVLERENLIENALQLETYFKTKAKEIPTLKKVKGRGLMLGLEFDFEVGQLRKNLIYNQHMFTGGSANKKLLRFLPALNITKNQINRFFEGLNEELNSS
- a CDS encoding acetylornithine carbamoyltransferase; the encoded protein is MKNYLSIQDLGNLQQGVQEALTLKANPYAFENLGKRKTICLLFFNNSLRTRLSTQKAAQHLGMDVMVMNFGNEGWQLEFEHGVVMDAGKAEHIKEAAQVVSQYCDIIAIRAFASLEDKEKDEKEEVLQGFVKYAHIPVVNMESSTAHPLQALADAITIQEHKKMERPKVVLSWAPHPRALPHAVANSFVEMMKLQDAEFVITNPEGYDLNPKITEGCQIVHDQQSALKNANFVYVKNWSSYSNYGQVLHVDKSWKMTKEKLGQAHFMHCLPVRRNMVMEDAVLDSDQSLVIEQANNRTFAAQLVLKRILEVF
- a CDS encoding SDR family NAD(P)-dependent oxidoreductase; this encodes MGEIKLKDKVCIVTGATSGMGKAIARAFYKEGGKLILSGRNEERGQTLEEELPGSVFVPGDVGNVEDNKKLVDKALSNFGRLDVLSLNAGMLGLGNVVDLPISEWKKTLDVNLSSIFYISKYAIPHLKKDRGGTILINSSIAAFKSFPNHPAYCASKGATLALMRQMAVEYAPEIRVNALCPGPVDTPLIWDSAKAFEDPKTAVENAANATLLKRLGTPEDVAKLALFLVSEDASWITGTAVTIDGGILNT
- the argB gene encoding acetylglutamate kinase, with the protein product MTETLSIVKIGGNIIEDHEALSLFLEHFARLEGYKILVHGGGKKASELLHRLGIAPKMANGRRITDKATLDVAVMVYGGLVNKTIVAQLQRLKVNALGMSGADANSIQAHKRPVKEVDYGFAGDVDGVNSKILTTLLKQGLTPVFCALTHDQKGQLLNTNADTIAAEVAIGLSATFETTLYYCFELNGVLKDVNDKGSIITKIDSNSYKELVSQGVISHGMLPKLHNCFHALRHGAKEVRIGNLGLFEKENTNYTSLVL
- a CDS encoding M20 family metallo-hydrolase; translation: MTIDKETLAQEALDLLQQLISIPSFSEEEDETAEAIDVWLKKFGVDTKRQFNNIYAFNKHYDENKPNLLLNSHHDTVKPNSAYTKDPFHPHIEDGKLYGLGSNDAGGALCSLLATFVHFYEREDLQYNIIMSATAEEEDAGDKSISALLPILPEIDVAIVGEPTQMQLAIAEKGLVVFEGKVDGTPSHAAHPNDDNAIYNTIEVLEWFKNYQFDKVSDVLGPVKMTVTQIKAGSQHNVVPAHVDLVIDTRVNDCYSNEEIYDILKREAPCELRPRSLNLSSSSIAIDHPLVQSGIALGRETYGSPTLSDQAELSCQSLKLGPGHSPRSHSADEFIYVHEVEEAVGLYIAILEGFLSSQ
- a CDS encoding four helix bundle protein codes for the protein MYNYKELIVWQKSMKLVELVYKTTAIFPSEEKFGLTSQIRRSAVSIPSNIAEGAGRSSKNVFRNFLEISNGPINELKTQLEISERLGFIPKKELEIILSLCREVQKMTFTLIKKYADPKT